Proteins encoded within one genomic window of Tidjanibacter massiliensis:
- the mraY gene encoding phospho-N-acetylmuramoyl-pentapeptide-transferase — MLYSLLEYLGTHFDLPGAGLFRYLSFRSVCAIVFALLIGAIFGKKIIERLRRHQIGEEIRNLGLEGQMEKRGTPTMGGLIILGAMLIPVILFCDLGNVYIQLMIVSSVWLGLLGFADDYIKVFRKHKEGLKGRFKIIGQVGLGIIVGTVMCFSRDIVIIEKSQPKAAVVNVRADNTDTATEEGYTVTAYPGNEPQKTTKTTIPFVKNNEFDYHWLVPTDKPWGDVLTWLIYILIAIFIITAVSNGANLTDGLDGLATGVSAVIIVIMGAFAYLSGNIIYSDYLNIMYIPGAGELTVFAAALVGALIGFLWYNCYPAQVFMGDTGSLALGGIIAVFALLVRKELLLPLLCGIFLVEAVSTMVQVSYFRYTKHRYGEGRRYFLMAPLHHHYQKKGIPENKIVVRFWIVQILLAAMTLVTLKIR; from the coding sequence ATGCTTTATTCTCTGCTCGAATACCTCGGAACCCATTTCGACCTGCCGGGAGCGGGCCTGTTCCGCTACCTTTCGTTCCGCTCGGTATGTGCAATCGTCTTTGCGCTGCTCATCGGCGCCATCTTCGGCAAAAAGATAATCGAAAGGCTCCGGCGGCACCAGATAGGCGAAGAGATTCGCAACCTCGGTCTGGAAGGACAGATGGAGAAACGCGGAACCCCCACGATGGGAGGACTGATAATCCTCGGAGCCATGCTCATCCCGGTAATACTCTTCTGCGACCTGGGCAACGTCTATATCCAGCTCATGATAGTGTCGTCCGTATGGCTCGGCCTGCTCGGTTTCGCCGACGACTACATCAAGGTATTCCGCAAACACAAGGAGGGGCTCAAGGGCAGATTCAAGATAATCGGCCAAGTGGGACTCGGCATCATCGTCGGCACGGTCATGTGCTTCAGCCGCGACATCGTCATCATCGAGAAGTCGCAGCCCAAAGCAGCCGTGGTGAACGTCCGGGCGGACAATACGGACACGGCGACAGAGGAGGGCTACACGGTGACCGCATACCCCGGCAACGAACCGCAGAAAACGACCAAGACCACCATCCCCTTCGTGAAGAACAACGAGTTCGATTACCACTGGCTCGTTCCGACCGACAAGCCGTGGGGCGACGTACTGACATGGCTCATCTACATTCTGATAGCCATCTTCATCATCACGGCGGTCTCCAACGGCGCCAATCTGACCGACGGGCTCGACGGGCTCGCAACGGGGGTATCGGCCGTCATCATCGTCATCATGGGTGCCTTCGCCTACCTCTCGGGCAATATCATCTACTCCGACTACTTGAACATCATGTACATACCCGGAGCGGGCGAACTGACGGTCTTCGCCGCCGCACTCGTGGGAGCACTCATCGGATTCCTGTGGTACAACTGCTATCCGGCACAGGTGTTCATGGGCGATACAGGCAGCCTGGCACTCGGCGGCATCATCGCCGTCTTCGCGCTGCTCGTCCGCAAGGAACTCCTGCTGCCGCTGCTGTGCGGCATCTTCCTCGTGGAGGCGGTCTCGACCATGGTGCAGGTCTCCTACTTCCGGTACACCAAACACCGCTACGGCGAAGGCAGGCGCTACTTCCTGATGGCGCCGCTGCACCACCACTACCAGAAAAAAGGGATTCCCGAAAACAAAATCGTCGTGCGTTTCTGGATAGTCCAGATACTGCTCGCAGCCATGACGCTGGTAACCCTTAAAATACGTTAA
- a CDS encoding FtsW/RodA/SpoVE family cell cycle protein — MEDEKRRTEGGTPEGRTGRGSAEGRFAAWSEKGTEAARMVGAEAKRLSETGMEIGKKVGKRSRRWIDAIFGGDKVLWTVIIVLLIFSMLLTFSATVYKPGGTPTAKLINQLVFIGAGIAALLVVHVIKYQFYGRIANAVFIFGLILTVLAMVIGPEEAGARRDLDIPLIHIRFQPFEILKIGVIMVLAKQLARRQKNIEHTPILPSFNPKSWVDDAQRNVDIIRNETIPVLGPIVITCIFTFLSVGNSTTLIIAATCLVMLFIGRVRMADLGKMVGAVALLGIVLFAAGLGRSDTGRSRMASFKPDMLTKHARMTSDSIEIYDYPARTLPDGKVSPAEPSQSVNAKMSIASGGFFGKGPGMSTHRSNLEEAERDFAYAFIIEEYGAVGGLVVLLLYLWLFFRTIQIFKKCGTAFPSLLVLGLGLMIVLQAMIHMLVSVSLFPVTGQQLPLISKGGSSLVFTLTALGMILGVSRQTSEKTLDNPKGESLFEKETAGKQPAGTPRNR, encoded by the coding sequence ATGGAGGATGAAAAAAGACGCACGGAGGGCGGTACACCGGAGGGGCGTACCGGGAGGGGTTCCGCGGAGGGACGCTTCGCCGCATGGTCGGAAAAGGGAACGGAAGCCGCACGCATGGTGGGCGCAGAGGCCAAACGCCTCTCCGAAACCGGCATGGAGATAGGAAAGAAGGTCGGAAAGAGAAGCCGCCGATGGATAGACGCCATCTTCGGGGGCGATAAGGTATTGTGGACAGTCATCATCGTCCTGCTCATCTTCTCCATGCTGCTGACCTTCTCCGCCACGGTTTACAAGCCGGGAGGAACACCGACGGCCAAACTCATCAACCAACTCGTATTCATCGGGGCCGGCATCGCGGCGCTGCTGGTGGTACACGTCATCAAGTATCAGTTCTACGGACGCATCGCCAACGCCGTCTTCATCTTCGGGCTCATTCTGACTGTCCTGGCCATGGTCATCGGCCCCGAGGAGGCAGGAGCGCGGCGTGACCTGGATATCCCGCTCATCCACATCCGGTTCCAGCCCTTCGAGATACTGAAGATAGGCGTTATCATGGTACTCGCCAAGCAGTTGGCCCGCCGCCAAAAGAACATTGAACACACTCCTATCCTGCCGAGTTTCAATCCGAAATCATGGGTCGATGACGCCCAGCGCAACGTGGATATCATCCGCAACGAGACCATTCCGGTACTCGGCCCGATAGTCATCACCTGCATCTTCACCTTTCTCTCGGTGGGCAACTCCACCACGCTCATCATCGCCGCGACCTGTCTGGTCATGCTCTTCATCGGCCGGGTACGTATGGCCGACCTGGGCAAGATGGTCGGTGCAGTAGCACTGCTCGGCATCGTACTCTTCGCCGCCGGGCTGGGCCGAAGCGACACGGGACGGAGCCGTATGGCGAGTTTCAAACCCGACATGCTGACCAAACACGCCCGCATGACCTCCGACAGCATCGAAATATACGACTACCCGGCGCGCACGCTGCCCGACGGCAAGGTCAGCCCCGCCGAACCGAGCCAGTCCGTCAATGCCAAGATGTCGATTGCGTCGGGCGGCTTCTTCGGAAAGGGCCCGGGAATGAGCACCCACCGCTCCAACCTCGAAGAGGCCGAACGGGACTTCGCCTACGCTTTCATCATCGAGGAGTACGGCGCCGTGGGCGGTCTCGTCGTCCTGCTGCTCTACCTGTGGCTCTTCTTCCGGACGATACAGATATTCAAGAAGTGCGGAACGGCCTTCCCCAGCCTGCTGGTGCTGGGGCTCGGCCTGATGATAGTGCTTCAGGCGATGATACACATGCTCGTATCGGTATCGCTCTTTCCCGTCACGGGCCAGCAGCTGCCTCTGATAAGCAAGGGCGGCTCGTCGCTCGTCTTCACCCTCACGGCATTGGGGATGATACTCGGCGTCAGCCGACAGACTTCGGAAAAGACACTCGACAACCCGAAAGGAGAGTCGCTGTTCGAGAAAGAGACGGCCGGAAAGCAACCGGCAGGCACTCCCCGCAACCGATAG
- the murG gene encoding undecaprenyldiphospho-muramoylpentapeptide beta-N-acetylglucosaminyltransferase, translating to MENGKLKIILSGGGTGGHIYPSVAVAEALRRELGDGVELLFVGAEGKMEMEKLPALGYRVVGLPVAGLQRKLDLRNFALPFKVMKSIREARRTIRAFGADAAAGFGGYASAPVLWAAQHMGIPTLIQEQNSYAGVTNKILSRRADRICVAYEGMERFFPADRILFTGNPLRGDFGKAAPRAEAAAHFGLKPDIPTILIVGGSLGTRTLNEAMKRHADALGTRNEVQVIWQTGKYYEKEMEAFMAQRHYPNIWRGAFIDRMDYAYAAADVVVSRSGACSVSELALAGKAVIFVPSPNVAEDHQTKNARALADRGAALLIPDAEAVEKALPAALVLAGDLPRREELERNIRTMATPDAAQQVASEIIKLARRP from the coding sequence ATGGAGAACGGCAAATTGAAAATCATCCTCAGCGGCGGCGGTACGGGCGGCCATATCTACCCCTCCGTCGCGGTGGCCGAGGCCCTGCGCAGGGAACTGGGCGACGGTGTGGAACTCCTCTTCGTGGGCGCCGAAGGGAAAATGGAGATGGAGAAACTGCCCGCCCTCGGCTACCGGGTAGTGGGCCTGCCGGTGGCCGGATTACAGCGCAAACTCGACCTCCGGAACTTCGCCCTGCCCTTCAAGGTGATGAAAAGCATCCGCGAAGCCCGGCGCACGATACGCGCCTTCGGGGCCGATGCGGCGGCCGGTTTCGGCGGATATGCCAGCGCCCCTGTCCTTTGGGCGGCACAGCACATGGGAATCCCCACCCTGATTCAGGAACAGAACTCCTACGCCGGCGTGACCAACAAGATACTCTCGCGCCGGGCCGACCGCATCTGCGTCGCCTACGAAGGGATGGAGCGTTTCTTCCCCGCCGACCGTATCCTCTTCACCGGCAATCCGCTCCGGGGGGACTTCGGCAAGGCCGCACCGCGGGCGGAAGCCGCAGCCCATTTCGGGCTGAAACCCGACATCCCCACGATACTGATAGTGGGCGGCAGCCTCGGCACACGCACGCTCAACGAAGCGATGAAACGCCATGCCGATGCACTGGGCACCCGGAACGAGGTGCAGGTTATATGGCAGACGGGCAAATACTACGAAAAGGAGATGGAGGCGTTCATGGCACAGAGGCACTACCCCAACATCTGGCGGGGAGCTTTCATCGACCGCATGGACTACGCCTATGCGGCGGCCGACGTGGTCGTCTCGCGTTCGGGAGCCTGCTCGGTTTCGGAACTCGCCCTCGCCGGCAAGGCCGTCATCTTCGTCCCCTCGCCCAACGTGGCCGAAGACCACCAGACCAAGAATGCCCGCGCCCTGGCCGACCGGGGAGCGGCCCTGCTCATTCCCGATGCCGAAGCGGTGGAAAAAGCCCTGCCCGCGGCCCTCGTCCTCGCCGGCGACCTGCCTCGCCGGGAGGAACTCGAACGGAACATCCGTACAATGGCTACACCCGACGCCGCACAGCAAGTGGCCTCTGAAATCATCAAACTCGCACGCAGACCATGA
- a CDS encoding cell division protein FtsQ/DivIB, with protein MNRSLKIALSSIAWAAIAAYLVWAGGLGERKRAAVSVHEMRISVRDSAEIGIIRPADVRRWINAAGLDPVGKHIDSIDLMAITQTVGSHDFVRTAKTSVGLDGVLTVTMDQRRPVVRIMTDNGYDFYYTADGYIVPAGRHSAHYVPVVTGHFGLPFANGFSGQLGAGMEETEKKSNESYVFLYKLINFVEYIEDNEFWNAQVVQINVLPPPNARTQPEIELIPRVGDHVVLLGWLDGYERKLDKLLAFYRKAMPKEGWNKWNYINLKYDGQVVCSKR; from the coding sequence ATGAACCGCAGCCTGAAAATAGCCCTTTCGTCCATCGCATGGGCGGCTATCGCAGCGTATCTCGTCTGGGCCGGCGGCCTCGGCGAGCGCAAACGTGCGGCAGTATCGGTGCACGAAATGCGAATCTCGGTGCGCGACAGTGCGGAGATAGGAATCATACGCCCGGCTGACGTCAGGCGCTGGATAAACGCTGCCGGCCTCGACCCCGTAGGGAAACACATCGACTCGATAGACCTGATGGCCATCACGCAGACGGTCGGCTCACACGATTTCGTCCGCACCGCCAAAACCTCCGTCGGTCTGGATGGCGTCCTGACTGTGACGATGGACCAGCGCAGGCCGGTCGTACGCATCATGACCGACAACGGATACGACTTCTACTATACGGCCGACGGCTACATCGTTCCGGCCGGACGGCACTCCGCCCATTACGTACCGGTCGTTACGGGCCACTTTGGCCTGCCTTTTGCGAACGGCTTCAGCGGACAGTTAGGTGCGGGGATGGAAGAGACTGAAAAAAAGTCAAATGAAAGTTACGTATTTCTATACAAACTCATTAATTTTGTAGAATATATTGAGGATAATGAGTTCTGGAACGCACAGGTGGTGCAGATAAACGTCCTGCCGCCGCCGAATGCCCGTACCCAACCGGAAATAGAACTGATTCCGAGAGTCGGCGACCATGTCGTACTGCTCGGCTGGTTAGACGGTTACGAACGGAAACTCGATAAACTGCTGGCCTTTTACAGAAAGGCTATGCCGAAAGAGGGCTGGAACAAATGGAACTACATCAACCTCAAATACGACGGCCAGGTGGTATGCAGCAAACGGTAA
- the murD gene encoding UDP-N-acetylmuramoyl-L-alanine--D-glutamate ligase, which yields MKVVVLGGGESGYGSAVLAQVKGLEVFLSDKGTIAPKYAEILDRYGIAYEEGTHTEARILDADLAIKSPGIPETAPIVVKLRERDIPVISEIEFAGRYTKGKTICITGSNGKTTTTTMTGEILRAAGYDVAVGGNIGESFAYTVATADREWYVLELSSFQLDGIVDFRPDIAVITNITPDHLDRYGNKFQNYIDSKFRIIRNQRPEDYFIYGIDNMVICREIALRTPSMRMLPFTAKTAPGCTDTHIPAEGRGYERRTDNAYRTEEQAAGEAGQLVDDVTVHDYPGAFYIPAGVFRVSADGRTAMIDPSRMKIKGIHNIYNAEAAALAALAAGVSPSVVEDTLYAFTGVEHRMEPAGTVGGVEYINDSKATNVDSAWYALDSMTRPTVWIAGGTDKGNDYDVLKPLAERHVKALVCMGVDNAKLIRDFTGIVPVVYDTHSLDEAMRVCTEAAEPGDTVLLSPACASFDLFRNYEERGRLFKAAVERLKENAG from the coding sequence ATGAAAGTAGTTGTATTGGGCGGAGGAGAGAGCGGATACGGCTCGGCCGTACTGGCTCAAGTCAAAGGGCTGGAGGTCTTTCTCTCCGACAAAGGCACGATAGCGCCCAAATACGCCGAAATACTCGACCGTTACGGCATCGCCTACGAGGAGGGCACGCACACCGAAGCCCGGATACTCGACGCCGACCTGGCTATCAAAAGTCCCGGCATTCCGGAAACGGCCCCCATTGTGGTGAAGCTGCGCGAACGGGACATACCGGTCATCTCCGAAATCGAGTTCGCCGGACGCTATACGAAAGGAAAGACCATCTGCATCACCGGTTCCAACGGCAAGACCACCACGACCACCATGACGGGCGAAATCCTCCGTGCGGCAGGATACGACGTAGCCGTCGGAGGCAACATCGGAGAGAGTTTCGCCTATACGGTCGCCACCGCAGACCGGGAGTGGTACGTACTGGAGCTGAGCAGCTTCCAACTCGACGGTATCGTCGATTTTCGGCCCGACATAGCCGTTATCACGAACATCACCCCCGACCACCTGGACCGTTACGGCAACAAGTTCCAGAATTACATCGACAGCAAGTTCCGCATCATCCGCAACCAACGGCCCGAAGACTACTTCATCTACGGTATCGACAACATGGTGATATGCCGCGAAATCGCGCTCCGGACGCCCTCCATGCGCATGCTGCCCTTTACGGCCAAGACTGCACCCGGCTGTACGGATACGCACATACCGGCCGAAGGAAGGGGGTACGAACGCCGGACAGACAACGCGTACCGTACCGAAGAGCAGGCTGCCGGAGAGGCCGGACAGTTGGTAGATGACGTGACCGTACACGACTATCCGGGAGCATTCTACATCCCTGCGGGCGTCTTCCGGGTATCGGCTGACGGACGGACTGCCATGATAGACCCCTCGCGAATGAAAATCAAGGGGATACACAACATTTACAATGCCGAGGCAGCGGCACTCGCAGCACTTGCGGCAGGCGTGTCGCCCTCCGTCGTGGAAGATACCCTGTATGCCTTCACCGGAGTGGAACACCGGATGGAACCGGCCGGGACCGTCGGCGGCGTGGAATACATCAACGATTCGAAAGCCACCAACGTCGATTCGGCATGGTATGCCCTCGACAGCATGACACGTCCCACGGTATGGATAGCCGGAGGCACCGACAAAGGAAACGATTATGACGTCCTGAAACCGCTGGCCGAACGGCACGTCAAGGCGCTCGTCTGCATGGGGGTGGACAACGCCAAGCTGATACGCGACTTTACGGGCATTGTCCCGGTCGTTTACGACACCCACTCCCTCGACGAAGCGATGCGCGTATGCACCGAGGCAGCCGAACCGGGCGATACCGTCCTGCTTTCGCCCGCGTGCGCCAGTTTCGACCTCTTCCGGAACTACGAGGAGCGGGGCCGGCTCTTCAAGGCCGCCGTTGAAAGACTAAAGGAGAACGCCGGGTGA
- the murC gene encoding UDP-N-acetylmuramate--L-alanine ligase produces the protein MTDTQAKNIYFLGIGGIGMSAIARYYLLEGVRVGGYDRTETALTRALASEGADIHYENDPARIAAPFRNPDDTLVVYTPAIPHDHAETAWFRSRGFRMLKRSEILGVLAADKYVMAVAGTHGKTTTTTLTAWLNHVAGGGGSAFLGGISKNFDSNFVHGPGRRLAVEADEFDRSFLQLWPDAAVITSADADHLDIYGTHEELRRTFARFAGQIKPGGTLIIKRGVELPIANRDIRTYTYACDAEADFRATGLEVQPDGTYRFDIVCPDRTIPDCRLGIPGRVNVENAVAAVALLWVAGFDEAKLREGLETFRGVKRRFDFHINTPELIYMDDYAHHPEELRAALSSVRGMFPGRKITAVFQPHLYTRTRDFHRGFAQALSLADEVLLVPIYPAREEPIEGVSSDMIAELLTVPHHTVPLEHIAFETEKARPDILITFGAGNIENYTGEIARRLRERPKK, from the coding sequence ATGACGGACACGCAAGCCAAAAATATCTATTTCCTGGGAATCGGCGGCATCGGCATGAGCGCCATCGCCCGCTATTACCTGCTCGAAGGGGTCCGGGTGGGCGGATACGACCGGACAGAAACCGCCCTCACGCGCGCTCTCGCCTCCGAAGGGGCCGACATCCATTACGAGAACGACCCGGCCCGCATCGCCGCCCCTTTCCGCAATCCGGACGACACGCTCGTCGTCTATACGCCCGCCATCCCCCACGACCACGCCGAAACGGCCTGGTTCCGCAGCCGCGGCTTCCGTATGCTGAAACGCTCGGAAATCCTCGGCGTACTGGCCGCAGACAAGTATGTCATGGCCGTGGCGGGAACGCACGGAAAGACCACCACCACCACCCTCACCGCATGGCTGAATCACGTGGCCGGCGGAGGCGGCAGCGCTTTCCTCGGCGGCATATCGAAAAATTTCGACAGCAATTTCGTACACGGTCCCGGCAGACGGCTCGCCGTGGAAGCCGACGAGTTCGACCGCTCGTTCCTCCAACTGTGGCCGGACGCGGCGGTCATCACCTCCGCCGACGCCGACCACCTCGACATCTACGGCACGCACGAAGAGCTGCGCCGCACCTTCGCCCGCTTCGCCGGACAGATAAAACCGGGCGGGACACTCATCATCAAACGGGGCGTAGAACTCCCGATAGCGAACCGGGACATCCGCACCTACACGTATGCCTGCGACGCGGAAGCCGACTTCCGCGCGACCGGACTGGAGGTACAGCCCGACGGCACCTACCGTTTCGACATCGTCTGCCCCGACCGCACCATCCCCGACTGCCGGCTGGGTATCCCCGGCCGGGTGAATGTGGAGAACGCCGTGGCCGCCGTGGCCCTGCTGTGGGTGGCCGGTTTCGATGAGGCAAAGCTCCGCGAGGGACTCGAAACCTTCCGGGGCGTGAAGCGCCGCTTCGACTTCCACATCAATACGCCGGAACTCATCTACATGGACGACTACGCCCACCACCCCGAAGAGTTGCGCGCGGCACTCTCCTCCGTACGGGGCATGTTCCCCGGACGAAAGATAACGGCCGTTTTCCAGCCGCACCTCTATACACGCACACGGGATTTCCATCGCGGTTTCGCCCAGGCGCTCTCACTGGCGGACGAGGTGCTGCTCGTCCCCATCTATCCGGCCCGTGAAGAGCCTATCGAAGGCGTATCGTCCGACATGATAGCGGAACTGCTCACCGTTCCCCACCACACCGTACCGCTGGAACACATCGCCTTCGAAACGGAAAAGGCCCGCCCGGATATCCTCATCACCTTCGGGGCAGGCAATATCGAGAATTATACGGGCGAAATCGCCCGCCGGCTGCGGGAACGGCCGAAAAAGTGA